In the Theobroma cacao cultivar B97-61/B2 unplaced genomic scaffold, Criollo_cocoa_genome_V2, whole genome shotgun sequence genome, one interval contains:
- the LOC108663971 gene encoding vasodilator-stimulated phosphoprotein-like, with the protein MPPRRGRPPFNRSVERGRGRSQRHQPDTVEEESVASTIRAAPAVEQAESPPPPPPPQPPTGIPAMPTEAAQALAAFFTTMASQAQTGQVPPIVPPATPLVAPPVQDVSISKKLKEARQLRCVSFASELDATVPGHIRSNCPRLGRATVVASSPPAHTDMQRRDSSGLPPRQGVAIRSGMESNTPTHPPSRLQTRTSTRVFAVIEDEARVRPGVVT; encoded by the exons atgcctcctcgacgcggaCGCCCACCTTTCAATAGATCGGTTgagaggggaagaggtcgttcccaacgtcATCAGCCAGATACAGTAGAGGAGGAATCAGTTGCATCcaccattcgggcagcacctgctgTTGAGCAAGCTGAGAgtcctccacctcctccacCTCCTCAACCACCTACTGGTATTCCCGCCATGCCTACCGAGGCAGCacaggcattggcagcttttTTTACTACAATGGCTAGTCAAGCTCAgactggtcaagttccacctatAGTGCCTCCAGCTACTCCTTTAGTTGCACCACCGGTACAGGATGTATCAATTTCTAAGAAGCTAAAGGAGGCTAGACAGCTCCGTTGTGTGTCTTTCGCGagtgagttggatgccactgtg CCGGGTCATATTAGAAGTAATTGCCCACGGTTAGGACGAGCCACTGTAGTTGCATCATCTCCACCAGCTCACACTGATATGCAGAGAAGAGATTCTTCTGGGTTACCACCGAGACAGGGAGTAGCCATACGGTCCGGTATGGAAAGTAATACCCCGAcacatccaccttcgagacTACAAACTCGTACttcgacaagagttttcgctGTGATAGAAGATGAGGCACGGGTCCGACCTGGAGTAGTGACTG